One region of Pieris rapae chromosome Z, ilPieRapa1.1, whole genome shotgun sequence genomic DNA includes:
- the LOC110996323 gene encoding protein Teyrha-meyrha isoform X2: MEGFLHHMAPQFLHPALQSFGCGAFRPIGGAFHPLYPGKAFARHLGEQYALGQSVGQALRNVRDDTNTPPLYRHSYTVRDDTSSPGSAASASPRPCKDDETTPATPCSDSHDLFSPDGERKSSCGVCGTRLGPGVAQAHFLQELQHLYSLTALPRDVAAPPTHSLHHQDEDARWETYQRIRANRQRRLKLRTRKRHHTVESMLGYDLEDERREERPRETRSYDAEDEPVDVEGDSLGWPEAAINIDDKEQHGDNEKLHLNYSEDLEISSTNDAMQSPERVSSVPRMETPKPLSLECTKIETAERPAEVTTTEWANGPPPENWPTLTEAYVHARHKLEGEMPSSTDSRN; encoded by the exons ATGGAGGGTTTCCTACATCACATGGCGCCGCAGTTTCTGCATCCTGCCTTGCAAAGCTTTGGATGTGGTGCATTTCGGCCCATCGGTGGTGCTTTTCATCCCCTCTACCCTGGTAAAGCATTCGCCAGACACCTGGGAGAACAGTACGCGCTTGGACAAAGCGTTGGACAGGCCCTCAGG AATGTTCGTGATGACACCAACACTCCGCCGTTATATCGGCACAGCTATACTGTACGAGACGACACCAGTTCACCTGGATCTGCAGCCTCAGCATCTCCAAGACCCTGCAAGGATGATGAGACGACACCTGCTACTCCCTGCTCTGACTCCCATGACCTATTTTCAC CGGACGGGGAACGAAAGTCATCTTGTGGAGTTTGCGGCACCAGGCTTGGTCCTGGAGTTGCTCAAGCCCACTTTTTACAAGAGCTTCAGCATCTTTATAGCCTGACAGCCTTACCTAGGGATGTGGCCGCACCTCCTACTCACTCGCTTCATCATCAAGATGAAGATGCTCGTTGGGag aCGTATCAACGAATCCGTGCAAACCGCCAGCGGCGTCTTAAACTGCGTACCCGCAAGCGTCATCACACAGTGGAAAGTATGTTGGGCTACGATTTAGAAGATGAGCGGCGAGAGGAGAGACCGCGTGAAACAAGGTCCTATGATGCTGAAGACGAACCTGTTGACGTTGAGGGTGACTCCTTGGGATGGCCAGAAGCGGCGATCAATATTGACG ATAAAGAACAGCATGGCGATAACGAAAAACTACATTTGAACTATTCAGAGGATTTAGAAATATCGAGTACTAACGATGCGATGCAGTCGCCTGAACGAGTgag TTCTGTACCACGAATGGAAACTCCAAAACCGTTATCTCTTGAATGCACAAAAATTGAAACAGCCGAGCGTCCGGCCGAAGTGACAACTACTGAGTGGGCCAATGGACCTCCGCCGGAGAACTGGCCAACTTTGACCGAAGCGTACGTGCATGCTCGTCACAAATTGGAAGGCGAGATGCCTTCTTCCACCGATTCACGCAACTAA
- the LOC110996323 gene encoding protein Teyrha-meyrha isoform X1 produces the protein MSIQYAMEGFLHHMAPQFLHPALQSFGCGAFRPIGGAFHPLYPGKAFARHLGEQYALGQSVGQALRNVRDDTNTPPLYRHSYTVRDDTSSPGSAASASPRPCKDDETTPATPCSDSHDLFSPDGERKSSCGVCGTRLGPGVAQAHFLQELQHLYSLTALPRDVAAPPTHSLHHQDEDARWETYQRIRANRQRRLKLRTRKRHHTVESMLGYDLEDERREERPRETRSYDAEDEPVDVEGDSLGWPEAAINIDDKEQHGDNEKLHLNYSEDLEISSTNDAMQSPERVSSVPRMETPKPLSLECTKIETAERPAEVTTTEWANGPPPENWPTLTEAYVHARHKLEGEMPSSTDSRN, from the exons atg AGTATTCAATACGCGATGGAGGGTTTCCTACATCACATGGCGCCGCAGTTTCTGCATCCTGCCTTGCAAAGCTTTGGATGTGGTGCATTTCGGCCCATCGGTGGTGCTTTTCATCCCCTCTACCCTGGTAAAGCATTCGCCAGACACCTGGGAGAACAGTACGCGCTTGGACAAAGCGTTGGACAGGCCCTCAGG AATGTTCGTGATGACACCAACACTCCGCCGTTATATCGGCACAGCTATACTGTACGAGACGACACCAGTTCACCTGGATCTGCAGCCTCAGCATCTCCAAGACCCTGCAAGGATGATGAGACGACACCTGCTACTCCCTGCTCTGACTCCCATGACCTATTTTCAC CGGACGGGGAACGAAAGTCATCTTGTGGAGTTTGCGGCACCAGGCTTGGTCCTGGAGTTGCTCAAGCCCACTTTTTACAAGAGCTTCAGCATCTTTATAGCCTGACAGCCTTACCTAGGGATGTGGCCGCACCTCCTACTCACTCGCTTCATCATCAAGATGAAGATGCTCGTTGGGag aCGTATCAACGAATCCGTGCAAACCGCCAGCGGCGTCTTAAACTGCGTACCCGCAAGCGTCATCACACAGTGGAAAGTATGTTGGGCTACGATTTAGAAGATGAGCGGCGAGAGGAGAGACCGCGTGAAACAAGGTCCTATGATGCTGAAGACGAACCTGTTGACGTTGAGGGTGACTCCTTGGGATGGCCAGAAGCGGCGATCAATATTGACG ATAAAGAACAGCATGGCGATAACGAAAAACTACATTTGAACTATTCAGAGGATTTAGAAATATCGAGTACTAACGATGCGATGCAGTCGCCTGAACGAGTgag TTCTGTACCACGAATGGAAACTCCAAAACCGTTATCTCTTGAATGCACAAAAATTGAAACAGCCGAGCGTCCGGCCGAAGTGACAACTACTGAGTGGGCCAATGGACCTCCGCCGGAGAACTGGCCAACTTTGACCGAAGCGTACGTGCATGCTCGTCACAAATTGGAAGGCGAGATGCCTTCTTCCACCGATTCACGCAACTAA
- the LOC110996323 gene encoding uncharacterized protein LOC110996323 isoform X3 — protein sequence MSIQYAMEGFLHHMAPQFLHPALQSFGCGAFRPIGGAFHPLYPGKAFARHLGEQYALGQSVGQALRNVRDDTNTPPLYRHSYTVRDDTSSPGSAASASPRPCKDDETTPATPCSDSHDLFSPDGERKSSCGVCGTRLGPGVAQAHFLQELQHLYSLTALPRDVAAPPTHSLHHQDEDARWETYQRIRANRQRRLKLRTRKRHHTVESMLGYDLEDERREERPRETRSYDAEDEPVDVEGDSLGWPEAAINIDDKEQHGDNEKLHLNYSEDLEISSTNDAMQSPERFCTTNGNSKTVIS from the exons atg AGTATTCAATACGCGATGGAGGGTTTCCTACATCACATGGCGCCGCAGTTTCTGCATCCTGCCTTGCAAAGCTTTGGATGTGGTGCATTTCGGCCCATCGGTGGTGCTTTTCATCCCCTCTACCCTGGTAAAGCATTCGCCAGACACCTGGGAGAACAGTACGCGCTTGGACAAAGCGTTGGACAGGCCCTCAGG AATGTTCGTGATGACACCAACACTCCGCCGTTATATCGGCACAGCTATACTGTACGAGACGACACCAGTTCACCTGGATCTGCAGCCTCAGCATCTCCAAGACCCTGCAAGGATGATGAGACGACACCTGCTACTCCCTGCTCTGACTCCCATGACCTATTTTCAC CGGACGGGGAACGAAAGTCATCTTGTGGAGTTTGCGGCACCAGGCTTGGTCCTGGAGTTGCTCAAGCCCACTTTTTACAAGAGCTTCAGCATCTTTATAGCCTGACAGCCTTACCTAGGGATGTGGCCGCACCTCCTACTCACTCGCTTCATCATCAAGATGAAGATGCTCGTTGGGag aCGTATCAACGAATCCGTGCAAACCGCCAGCGGCGTCTTAAACTGCGTACCCGCAAGCGTCATCACACAGTGGAAAGTATGTTGGGCTACGATTTAGAAGATGAGCGGCGAGAGGAGAGACCGCGTGAAACAAGGTCCTATGATGCTGAAGACGAACCTGTTGACGTTGAGGGTGACTCCTTGGGATGGCCAGAAGCGGCGATCAATATTGACG ATAAAGAACAGCATGGCGATAACGAAAAACTACATTTGAACTATTCAGAGGATTTAGAAATATCGAGTACTAACGATGCGATGCAGTCGCCTGAACGA TTCTGTACCACGAATGGAAACTCCAAAACCGTTATCTCTTGA